A genomic stretch from Erwinia sp. E_sp_B01_1 includes:
- the hemY gene encoding protoheme IX biogenesis protein HemY, protein MLKVLILFLLLVAGVVLGPMLAGHQGYVLIQTDSWNIETSVTGLAIILILSLIVILVVEWVLRRIFRTGVKTRGWFMGRKRSRARKQTNAALVKLAEGDYRQVEKLLSRNADHAEQPVVNYLLAAEAAQQRGDEVRANQHLERAAELAGNDQLPVEITRVRVQLARNEDHAARHGIDRLLEVAPRHPEVLRLAEQAFVRTGAWGALLDILPAMEKSQVSDETHRLALQQEAWLGLMNQAMADQGSEGLKRWWQDQSRKTRHETALQVAMADHLIVCDDHETAQSIVLDSLKRAYDERLILLMPRLKTGNPEQLEKALRQQIKQHGATPLLHSTLGQLLMKHGEWEQAAEAFREALKQRPDAFDYAWLADTLDRQHKPEEAAEMRRDGLLLTLKNTP, encoded by the coding sequence ATGCTTAAAGTCCTGATCCTTTTTCTTCTGCTGGTCGCTGGTGTGGTGCTTGGCCCGATGCTGGCCGGTCACCAGGGCTATGTCCTGATCCAGACCGACAGCTGGAATATTGAAACCAGCGTGACTGGTCTGGCGATCATCCTGATCCTTTCGCTGATTGTGATTCTGGTGGTTGAGTGGGTACTGCGTCGTATTTTCCGCACCGGCGTTAAAACCCGCGGCTGGTTTATGGGCCGCAAACGGAGCCGTGCCCGTAAGCAGACCAATGCGGCGCTGGTAAAACTGGCCGAAGGGGATTATCGCCAGGTTGAGAAGCTGCTTTCACGCAATGCCGATCATGCTGAACAACCCGTGGTGAACTATCTGCTGGCCGCAGAAGCTGCACAGCAGCGCGGCGATGAAGTTCGTGCCAATCAGCATCTTGAACGCGCAGCCGAACTGGCCGGTAACGATCAGCTTCCGGTAGAAATTACCCGCGTTCGTGTGCAACTGGCTCGTAATGAAGATCACGCCGCACGCCACGGTATTGATCGTCTGCTGGAAGTGGCTCCCCGTCACCCTGAAGTTCTGCGTCTGGCAGAGCAGGCCTTTGTCCGCACCGGCGCCTGGGGTGCCCTGTTGGATATCCTGCCGGCAATGGAGAAATCCCAGGTCTCTGATGAAACGCATCGTCTGGCCCTGCAACAGGAAGCCTGGCTGGGGTTGATGAATCAGGCGATGGCCGATCAGGGTAGCGAGGGTCTGAAACGCTGGTGGCAGGATCAGAGCCGGAAAACCCGTCATGAGACGGCCCTTCAGGTTGCCATGGCTGACCATCTGATTGTTTGTGACGATCATGAAACGGCTCAGAGCATCGTGCTCGATAGCCTGAAACGCGCTTACGATGAACGATTGATCCTGCTGATGCCTCGCCTGAAAACCGGGAATCCTGAACAGCTTGAAAAAGCTTTGCGTCAGCAAATCAAACAGCATGGAGCTACCCCGCTATTGCACAGTACGCTGGGGCAGTTGCTGATGAAGCACGGTGAGTGGGAACAGGCAGCAGAAGCGTTCAGAGAAGCGCTTAAGCAGCGTCCTGATGCGTTTGATTATGCCTGGCTGGCGGATACGCTGGATCGTCAGCATAAGCCGGAAGAGGCCGCTGAGATGCGGCGTGACGGGCTTTTGCTGACCCTGAAGAATACGCCATAG